The Rhinolophus sinicus isolate RSC01 linkage group LG15, ASM3656204v1, whole genome shotgun sequence region ATCTGAGGCCTCTAaattcctttccccttcctctcagGCTTCCTAAGAGATGAGACAGGAGACTTCACCATCTCCTTCCTCGTGTGTGGCTCTTTGGTCCTCTCTGGCAGCTTCATCTACATGGGACTGCCTGGGGCGATGCCCTCGTGCCATCCAGCCTCGAGTCCAGCCACCGCACCCTCTGAGAGGGGGGAGCTGCTCCCCATTCCTCAAGTTGCCCTGCTCTCCCCAGGAAACCCTCACTCCACTCTAGACACTGCTTGTTgaccattttcttttggtttgagCCCATCCCCCAATAAAGAATTTCTGGTTTTCCTGCAAGCTCCAATTGTTAACCAATCTAGGATGCTGAAAACATTCTACTTTAGATATTCAAAAAAGCTGATTGAAAGAAACACTAAGCCCTGGGGGAGCGGAAGGGTATCTATCTGTTCAGCCAGTCCATTTCTCTGTACCTAAGTTGTTGCCAATATAACAGGGAATCTTTGAGAAGTTGTCTGCCTGTCAGCTTCAATTtgtttggggagggaggggggctcATGGGTGCTACCTGCTCCATCCTCATTTCACTTACTCAAAATTCTTTCCTGAATCTCAATGTCCTTCTACTGGCCTGAGATAAGTACAAGAATCCTAGACCCAGACTTCAGCTCTCTCAGCTTTAACTCCCTCTCCCAAACTACCCCCCTACATGcacatgcgcgcgcgcgcacacacacacacacacacacacacacactgtgtccCCAccattctcttaatttcttttctaagaCACAGGAGATAGTGGGAAAGAGGGAGGTCAGTGGGAAAGTGGGAGGAACTGTAATCCACAGAGCAGAGTCCAGGGTTAAAATCTCTGGGTCACCAGAGCTCTTGGccacctcccctccacccctcaaGCCGTGACCCCATTCACCAACCCAAGCATATGGGCTCTTTCTGGGATTCTGTTTATTACCCAGTTTTCTTATTCAGTTTTATCTCAAAGGAGCATCCCTCTTGCCCAAACATCTGTCTTCAGAGAAGAAACTTAGTAGGCAACACCAAAGATCACTTGTAAAACATAGTAAGTCTCTTGGCCTTTGATTTCCACAGCTGATTCACAGCTCAATGGAGCAGGCTGAACTCCTGGATCCTGCAGAAAAGGTTTTGGGCGCAAAGAAGAGATAggagtcctcaacaaaatacaaaGGGTTGGCACACACATCGCAGGAGCCCCGCGCCTGCTGTGGCAGAAGACAGATCAAGATGCTTAAGGCACTGTGGTTCTGGGGGCATCAGGATAGGGCAGGAGAAGACCTGGAGCTGCCAACCTCTGGCTTTTTGGATCTGACAGCCCCTTTTTGGAGTTCAGTCCTCTCCCAGCCCTTCCTTGGGCAAAGGGATTTTGGTATCCAGTGCCTCTATTACAAGGTCCTGAGACTTGGAGGTAGATGAGGAGCAGAAGTGCGGCAGAGTGATGAGAACTCCACTCCCTGCAAGAAGGAAGGCCCCAGCCACCACAAAAGAAGCTGTGTAGTTGCCTGTCACATCCCGGAGATAGCCTATgtccaagagagaaaaagaatactCATGGGTGATCTATTTCCTTAGACTGATGGCTCAGACACATTTTTGGGTGCAGGCAAGAAAATAATCCTTAACCCATCACCTTGGAAGAGTTAGAACTCCTAACATAGGACTGAATGACCTTGAGAACTCTGGTTTCCCAACAGGCTTCAAAAGGTAATTTCAATCACCTTCCCGTCTTCAAAAAGGACCTCCAAACCAGCCAGTGAAGATTTGGGGATCCAAATCGAATCAGGCGCacctctgcctttctttctggCAATTGTGGCCCTCCCTTCTACACCTTCAGTTAATAGTTAAGAGGAAAATGTTACAGGTCTGAAGGTTCTGGGATCTTGAGAACTTTGGTCAGATGACTCAGACATTTGGGCTGGGGCCCAATGGACCAAGGGAAAGGGCAGTGACATGTTATGTCTGGCCAGGTAGCCAGACCCTCTGAAAACCCAAGCTGCAGGTACCCTACCAAGGATTCCACATAGCTCCTTTTAGTCTTTCCACAGCCCCAATTTCTTTGTCCCATGGACCTACTTCAGTGCTGCTATGATTGGCTATACAGGCCATGTAGTATACCATATCAGACAGCAATATTTATATCCACTCTAATGTAAATAGTCCCCTCCCCAAATGGTATGATACAGCAATCCTGGCCCACCTGGAAACCCCATTCCCCTTACCTGACAGAGGGGCCCCCAGCAGCCCCCCGATGCTCTCTACCATCTGCACCAGTCCAAGGCCACAGTATATCCTTCCATTCCCCACCAGATCAGGCAGCACGGAGAAGGCCACTGGGGTCAGGGCCCCTGATGTGAAGCCATAGGCCACAGCCAGAGTCACCAGGGCTGTGGGAGCCTGAGCAACAGGGAACAGGGCCAGTGACACCCCAGTCAGCGCAGTCCAGAGCGTCAGAAGTCGTGCCACAGGCCATGGGACTGCATCCCCTAGCCACCCAGAAACCACACGCCCCGTAAGGTCAGAAATAGCAGTCACTGAGAGTAGAAAGGCAGCAGGCAGTGGATCCCAACCCAGGTCCTGGAGATGGGCCACTAGGTGCACGTAGGGAATGAAGTAGCCAGTGTTGATCAGGGTGAGGGCAACAGTGTAacggaggaaggggccatgacaGAGAAGGAAGGCAAGTTGGGCCCCAGGACCTCCCATGGCAGAGTCCTCAGTTAGGGAGAGTGGGCGGAGGAGAGCACCACAGGCCACCAGGTGGAGGGAGAAGGCAGACACCAGCAGTAAGGCACCCCGCCAGCCATAGTGGCTGAGCAGCCATTGGAAGAGTGGGGCAAAGGCAAAGGAAGACAGCCCCACGCCTGTCAGTGCCAGCCCCATGGCCAGGGATCGCCGGCGAGAGAAGTAACGGGACAGGCAGGCCAGGGTCGGAGTGAAGGTCAAGGCCCAGCCACAGCctgttaaaaaggaagaaatggaggttGGGGACTCTTAGGGAGGTTTGGGTACCCAGTAACCCCAACACTGCCCAATAGCAGAATGTAGCACAGGCCTGGGTTACAATCCTAGCTTTGAGACTttctagctgtatgaccttgtgTATTTTACTTAATCGCCCAGACTCGATCTCCTCATCCAAAAAATGGGGGTAATATACTTTATGGGACTGTGGAGGTTTGGATATAATGTTTGTAAAGTAACTAGCACAGAattttggagtcagacctggTTTCTACCAtttctggctgtgtgatcttCATTTCCCAAGTTGCATAAGCTTCTAAAGCCTTGATTCATCTGTAAAtaggataataatatctatttcacaTCCACAGTACCTGACACAACTTTACAGtatgtaatttttccttttaatactcTAGTCCTACTAACTTGGGGCTTGTATTAATACATTCTGGACTGGGGCGGCCGgtttggctcagtggttagagcgcagtgctcataacaccagggtcgctggttggattcccacatgggccagtgagctgtgctctccacaactagactgaaaacaacgacttgacatggagctgatgggtcctggaaaaacagttccccagttgaaaaaaaaatttttttttttaatatatatatatagataaacaTTCTGGACTGACTTGTCATCTCTAAATTTCCTAATTGCCCCACCATGTTTATCAATTTAGTCATCCCTCTTAAAAATTCCCTTTGGGACAGAGGTGCTATTTAAAACTTTCTCTCAGCTTCTCCCTAAGTCTTTTGGAAAGAGCAGGAAGAAGGTGATAGCCCAGAGGCCAAAGACTCAGGCATTTGATTTTTCTGCCTGTGCTCAGGGTCTCACCTGAGAGCAGCCCAATACTCAGGTACAGGTGGGTCAAGGAGGTAGCAAAGGAGGCGAGCAGCATCCCCAGCGAAGCCAAGATGGCCCCAGCCATCACCACGGGCCTGGGCCCAAACTTCGTGCTCAGGGCACTGCCCACTGGGCCTGGGGAAGAGGAAATCGTTCTGTGAGAGGATCTCAGGCGTCCTTCTCAAGCACGCCGcaccccctcccttccttttctatCCCCGCATCCCCTCTTCCTTCCGAGGGTCGCAGGACACCGGACCCAGGCACAGCACTCACTCCCAAACTGCTGCACCGCGATTCCTATGGAGGTGATCCAGGAGACGCGCGCTGCCTGCTCCTCAAAGGCCGCCACAAACTCCACGAAGAAGACCCCGAAGGAACGGAGCACCCCGAACACCAACGCAGACTGGAAGAACGCTGCGAGCACCAccatccagccccagcccccgTCGGGGGGCTCGGCCCTACGCGCCATCAGGGAGGTAACAGCTGCCACCACGAGTAAGAGCCCCCGCGGGAGCAGGGCTCAGGACGCTCCACCTCTCTCCAcccacccagccagccagccagccggACGAACGGACGGCTTGGGGTCGCGCAGGGGATGAAAGGCTGGTAGAGAGGAAGCTACAGACGAGGGTTTGAAAGCTGCAGAGAGGCTGCGTGAGGTGCCTGCGCTTTTCTCCTACCCAGGCGACGTTGGTGTGAACAAGCGGGTGCTTGCTGGGGAGACCAGCGCCTGGGGGCGTGGCTCTGCTGGCGGCTCGTAGAGAATTAGAGGCCAGGGCGGGACAGATCTGGGCGTGGGCCGGCGTTCGGTGGAACAGCCGGGAGGCAGCACTGGGTTTGGGCCCCACCCTTGAAGCGAGCCATTCTCCGTGTGGATTATCAATTTTTTCATTGCAAGTGTCAGCACCTGGTCAGCCTAGCGTAGCTCGCCAATGAGTACGCGTGACTCCTGAGCAGGGACTCCTGAGCAGGGTCTCCTGAGCAGGGACAAAGCcggaaaggcagggcagggttTAGAGCATTGTTCTGGACCCGCGCCTAGAGTGGAGAGCATGCATCAAGGGGGAACTTTAGGAGGCCGATTCAGATGCAGGACGCGGGGACCTCAGGAGGCTGCTTCCGTTTCCTGTCCACCTAGCACGCCAATTCGTCCAGATTTCAGCAGCGGGACCCGCATGTAAGGAGTACAGGGGGGTTGGTGGTGGATAAACTGGTTCGGGAAAGGAAAACACTCACTTAATGAGGAGTTGCAAGTCCAGGTGGAGGCGAGCAGAGGGTAATGAGATGAGACTCAAACAAAATACCTGGCCCAGCTCCTGAGGCCACTAGAATCTAGATGCCTGGATCCCTGAGGGGTTCAAAGGCCAAGGGAAGAGACAAGGGAACGGGTTGTTGGATTCCTGGTGTTCATTTCTGCAGCTTGTTGCCACTAACAGGAAACCTACAGGTCACAGAAACCAAAAATAActggggagaggaagggtggGTCCTACCAGCATCACCTACCCCTTCATTGGGACTGGAACCCTTTCTTCTGTTCTGTCCTTCTAGTAACAACCACTTTCTAACCAGTTTTTGATTTCATGATTAGATAAAGAGACAAACCATGACTACTGGAGCAGTGGACCCTTCCGACCCAACTAGTACCCAGTACCTCTACCTTATATAGCACTAATGGCCtggctttctgtttcttcattataATTTAAACTACCCAGGACCCTGACCTTGAAACTTAGACTCAAGTGGTCATACCCAGACATgtggggagtggaggggggagggaggctatgtaattttgaaagtatattaagccttataattttatatgtgggaaataaaaataatcatatcccaaattggttttttttttggtaagtaaAGTCAAAACTTTGGGTGGTGGGGA contains the following coding sequences:
- the SLC16A13 gene encoding monocarboxylate transporter 13; this translates as MARRAEPPDGGWGWMVVLAAFFQSALVFGVLRSFGVFFVEFVAAFEEQAARVSWITSIGIAVQQFGSPVGSALSTKFGPRPVVMAGAILASLGMLLASFATSLTHLYLSIGLLSGCGWALTFTPTLACLSRYFSRRRSLAMGLALTGVGLSSFAFAPLFQWLLSHYGWRGALLLVSAFSLHLVACGALLRPLSLTEDSAMGGPGAQLAFLLCHGPFLRYTVALTLINTGYFIPYVHLVAHLQDLGWDPLPAAFLLSVTAISDLTGRVVSGWLGDAVPWPVARLLTLWTALTGVSLALFPVAQAPTALVTLAVAYGFTSGALTPVAFSVLPDLVGNGRIYCGLGLVQMVESIGGLLGAPLSGYLRDVTGNYTASFVVAGAFLLAGSGVLITLPHFCSSSTSKSQDLVIEALDTKIPLPKEGLGED